In one Corynebacterium bovis DSM 20582 = CIP 54.80 genomic region, the following are encoded:
- the leuC gene encoding 3-isopropylmalate dehydratase large subunit codes for MAEKVWNAHVVKKGVDGAPDLIYIDLHLVHEVTSPQAFDGLRQAGRPVRRPDLTLATEDHNVPTVGVRTGNLLEIGDTVSRRQVEALRTNCRDFGVRLHPMGDIDQGIVHTVGPQLGLSQPGMTIVCGDSHTSTHGAFGSIGMGIGTSEVEHVLATQTLPLRPFRTMAVEVTGELRPGVTAKDLILAVIAKIGTGGGQGHIIEYRGEAVEKLSMEGRLTMCNMSIEAGARAGMIAPDETTFAYLRGRPHAPTGDEWDAAVRYWRTLRTDEGAEFDTVVTIDGSALTPFVTWGTNPGQGAPLDSTVPYLDDITDETEREAAASALTYMGLDEGTPLRDIAVDTVFLGSCTNSRIEDLRAAAEILRGRSVADGVRMMVVPSSARVKAQAEEEGLDRIFLDAGAEWRSAGCSMCLGMNPDQLSPGERSASTSNRNFEGRQGKGGRTHLVSPAVAAATAVTGHLAAPTDLDGLGTGRTTDHGTGRTTDHGTGRTADSGTTDRATDRS; via the coding sequence CTGGCCGAGAAGGTCTGGAACGCCCACGTCGTGAAGAAGGGCGTGGACGGGGCGCCCGACCTCATCTACATCGACCTGCACCTCGTCCACGAGGTCACCTCCCCGCAGGCCTTCGACGGACTGCGCCAGGCCGGCCGCCCCGTGCGCCGCCCGGACCTCACCCTCGCCACGGAGGACCACAACGTCCCCACCGTCGGCGTGCGGACCGGGAACCTGCTCGAGATCGGGGACACCGTGTCCCGCCGCCAGGTCGAGGCCCTGCGGACGAACTGCCGTGACTTCGGGGTGCGGCTCCACCCGATGGGCGACATCGACCAGGGCATCGTCCACACCGTCGGGCCCCAGCTCGGCCTCAGCCAGCCGGGGATGACCATCGTCTGCGGCGACTCGCACACCTCCACCCACGGTGCCTTCGGCTCCATCGGCATGGGGATCGGCACGTCCGAGGTGGAGCACGTCCTCGCCACGCAGACCCTGCCGCTGCGGCCGTTCCGCACCATGGCCGTCGAGGTCACCGGCGAGCTGCGGCCCGGTGTCACCGCGAAGGACCTCATCCTCGCCGTCATCGCGAAGATCGGCACCGGCGGCGGCCAGGGCCACATCATCGAGTACCGGGGCGAGGCCGTCGAGAAACTCTCCATGGAGGGGCGGCTCACCATGTGCAACATGTCCATCGAGGCCGGGGCACGGGCCGGGATGATCGCCCCGGACGAGACGACGTTCGCCTACCTCCGCGGCCGCCCGCACGCCCCGACCGGCGACGAGTGGGACGCGGCCGTCCGGTACTGGAGGACCCTCCGCACCGACGAGGGGGCGGAGTTCGACACCGTCGTCACCATCGACGGGTCCGCCCTCACACCGTTCGTCACCTGGGGGACGAACCCGGGCCAGGGGGCGCCCCTCGACTCCACGGTGCCGTACCTCGACGACATCACCGACGAGACGGAGCGCGAGGCCGCCGCCTCCGCGCTGACGTACATGGGGCTCGACGAAGGGACGCCCCTGCGGGACATCGCCGTGGACACCGTGTTCCTCGGGTCGTGCACGAACAGCCGGATCGAGGACCTGCGGGCCGCCGCGGAGATCCTCCGCGGCCGGAGCGTGGCCGACGGGGTGCGGATGATGGTCGTGCCCTCGTCCGCGCGGGTGAAGGCGCAGGCGGAGGAGGAGGGACTCGACAGGATCTTCCTCGACGCCGGAGCGGAGTGGCGTTCCGCCGGGTGTTCGATGTGCCTCGGGATGAACCCCGACCAGCTGTCGCCGGGGGAGAGGTCGGCGTCGACCTCGAACCGGAACTTCGAGGGGAGGCAGGGTAAGGGGGGCCGGACCCACCTCGTCTCGCCGGCGGTCGCCGCCGCCACGGCGGTCACCGGGCACCTCGCGGCCCCCACGGACCTCGACGGCCTCGGGACCGGGCGGACCACCGACCACGGGACCGGGCGGACCACCGACCACGGGACCGGGCGGACCGCCGACAGCGGGACCACCGACCGCGCAACCGACCGGAGCTAG
- the leuD gene encoding 3-isopropylmalate dehydratase small subunit: protein MEKFTVHTGVGLPLRRSNVDTDQIVPAQYLKLVTRTGFAEGLFTAWRRDPGFILNQEPYRESSVLVAGPDFGTGSSREHAVWALLDYGFRAVFSPRFGDIFRGNAGKNGLLAATLPAEDIELMWKLLEERPGASVEVDLVSRTATLGTHVFPFEVDDDTRHRLLEGLDDIAITLHDEDAIAAFEAARPSFAPRTL from the coding sequence ATGGAGAAGTTCACCGTCCACACCGGTGTCGGGCTGCCGCTGCGCCGGTCGAACGTCGACACCGACCAGATCGTCCCCGCGCAGTACCTCAAACTCGTCACCCGCACCGGCTTCGCCGAAGGGCTGTTCACCGCCTGGCGGCGCGACCCGGGGTTCATCCTCAACCAGGAGCCGTACCGGGAGTCCTCGGTCCTCGTCGCGGGGCCGGACTTCGGCACCGGGTCCTCCCGCGAACACGCGGTGTGGGCGCTGCTCGACTACGGCTTCCGCGCGGTGTTCTCGCCGCGGTTCGGCGACATCTTCCGGGGCAACGCCGGGAAGAACGGGCTGCTCGCGGCGACACTCCCCGCCGAGGACATCGAGCTCATGTGGAAGCTGCTCGAGGAGCGCCCGGGGGCGTCCGTCGAGGTCGACCTCGTGTCCCGCACGGCGACTCTCGGCACCCACGTGTTCCCGTTCGAGGTCGACGACGACACCCGGCACCGGCTGCTCGAGGGGCTCGACGACATCGCCATCACGCTCCACGACGAGGACGCCATCGCGGCGTTCGAGGCGGCCCGGCCGAGCTTCGCACCCCGCACCCTGTGA
- a CDS encoding NUDIX hydrolase — protein MITHTGTGDLSTSLSLSVHDRGHVARIGSRPAQEFARPTFAAGAVLWRRPSGAGVTAGDAVPESADVLVAMVHRPRYDDWSLPKGKVDPGENLPATAVREIVEETGLTPSLGWLLGYVHYPVGSRTKVVYYWTAEVPDGSFVPNDEVDELRWVTPAEARELATYEADRTVIDAAERVLSLGCARRVLYVRHAKAHDRQGWGGNDDLRPLTKKGRRQAEMLVSELEGYRPTTVSTAQPDRCVHTATPLAQDLGVTLRTDRALGDAVLGDAVLGDAAPGDATAAGRTHATGGAGADGSDGSDAASGAAGAGDATGATGGDAAAAAFARATTAPVSVVVSQGAVIPELISRFAAGTGVETDDMRVKKSSTWVLHFDRDGGLLGADYLASPLPVK, from the coding sequence ATGATCACGCACACCGGCACCGGTGACCTCTCGACGTCGCTGTCCCTGTCCGTCCACGACCGGGGGCACGTCGCACGGATCGGCAGCCGGCCGGCGCAGGAGTTCGCCCGCCCGACGTTCGCGGCCGGGGCGGTGCTGTGGCGGCGGCCGTCCGGTGCCGGGGTGACGGCGGGGGACGCGGTGCCGGAGAGCGCGGACGTCCTCGTCGCGATGGTCCACCGGCCCCGGTACGACGACTGGTCCCTGCCCAAGGGCAAGGTCGACCCGGGTGAGAACCTCCCGGCCACCGCCGTGCGGGAGATCGTCGAGGAGACGGGGCTCACCCCGTCGCTCGGCTGGCTGCTCGGGTACGTGCACTACCCGGTCGGGTCCCGGACGAAGGTGGTCTACTACTGGACCGCGGAGGTTCCCGACGGCAGCTTCGTGCCCAACGACGAGGTCGACGAGCTGCGGTGGGTGACCCCCGCCGAGGCCCGCGAGCTGGCGACGTACGAGGCGGACCGCACCGTCATCGACGCGGCGGAGCGGGTCCTGTCCCTCGGGTGCGCCCGCCGGGTGCTCTACGTCCGGCACGCGAAGGCCCACGACCGGCAGGGCTGGGGCGGCAACGACGACCTGCGCCCGCTGACGAAGAAGGGGCGGCGGCAGGCGGAGATGCTCGTCTCCGAGCTGGAGGGGTACCGTCCGACGACGGTCTCCACCGCGCAGCCCGACCGGTGCGTGCACACGGCCACCCCGCTCGCCCAGGACCTGGGCGTCACGCTGCGGACGGACCGCGCCCTCGGCGACGCGGTGCTCGGGGACGCGGTGCTCGGGGATGCTGCGCCCGGGGACGCCACGGCCGCCGGGCGGACGCACGCGACGGGCGGAGCGGGGGCCGACGGCTCCGACGGGTCCGACGCCGCGTCGGGCGCAGCCGGCGCCGGGGACGCGACCGGCGCGACCGGCGGTGACGCTGCCGCCGCGGCGTTCGCGCGGGCGACGACCGCCCCGGTGAGCGTCGTCGTGAGTCAGGGAGCGGTCATCCCGGAGCTCATCAGCCGTTTCGCGGCGGGCACGGGTGTCGAGACGGACGACATGCGCGTGAAGAAGTCGAGCACCTGGGTGCTCCACTTCGACCGGGACGGCGGTCTGCTCGGCGCGGACTACCTCGCCAGCCCGCTCCCTGTGAAGTGA
- a CDS encoding NAD(P)H-dependent glycerol-3-phosphate dehydrogenase, giving the protein MVTVAVMGAGSWGTTVAKVFGDAGNRVTLWARRPEVVEGIRRTRRNEGYLPDTVLPPSVEVTDDAEAAMGDASIVVLGVPSQSLRDNLARWRDHIPATASLVSLAKGIEHSTRMRMSEVISDVTGAAADRVAVLSGPNLAREVAAGQPTATVVACTDRDRAQHIQAALAAPYLRPYTNTDVVGCEIGGTCKNVIALAAGVIAGQGLGTNTLATLITRGLAETTRLGVELGAEPRTFSGLAGLGDLVATCNSPLSRNRTFGERLGRGESLDEARAATRGQVAEGVVSCLSVRDIAAFRGVDMPITRAVVGVCHDGTPVDETVRTLMGRRRKAE; this is encoded by the coding sequence ATGGTGACGGTCGCGGTCATGGGGGCGGGGTCCTGGGGGACCACCGTGGCGAAGGTCTTCGGCGACGCCGGCAACCGGGTGACGTTGTGGGCACGACGCCCCGAGGTCGTCGAGGGCATCCGCCGCACCCGGCGGAACGAGGGCTACCTCCCCGACACCGTGCTGCCCCCGTCGGTCGAGGTCACCGACGACGCGGAGGCGGCCATGGGGGATGCGTCGATCGTCGTCCTCGGCGTGCCCTCGCAGTCGCTCCGCGACAACCTCGCCCGGTGGCGGGACCACATCCCGGCCACCGCGTCGCTCGTCAGCCTCGCCAAGGGCATCGAACACTCGACCCGGATGCGGATGAGCGAGGTCATCTCCGACGTCACCGGCGCCGCGGCGGACCGGGTGGCCGTCCTGTCCGGGCCGAACCTCGCCCGGGAGGTCGCGGCGGGCCAGCCCACGGCGACGGTCGTCGCGTGCACCGACCGGGACCGGGCCCAGCACATCCAGGCGGCCCTCGCCGCCCCGTACCTGCGGCCCTACACGAACACCGACGTCGTCGGCTGCGAGATCGGCGGGACCTGCAAGAACGTCATCGCGTTGGCGGCCGGCGTCATCGCCGGGCAGGGGCTCGGCACGAACACGCTGGCGACACTCATCACCCGCGGACTCGCCGAGACCACGCGCCTGGGCGTCGAGCTCGGGGCGGAACCCCGGACCTTCTCCGGGCTCGCGGGGCTGGGCGACCTCGTCGCCACGTGCAACTCGCCGTTGTCGCGGAACCGGACGTTCGGGGAGCGGCTCGGCCGCGGGGAGAGTCTCGACGAGGCCCGGGCCGCCACGCGGGGCCAGGTCGCCGAGGGGGTGGTCTCCTGCCTGTCGGTGCGGGACATCGCCGCGTTCCGCGGGGTGGACATGCCGATCACCCGCGCGGTCGTCGGCGTGTGCCACGACGGCACCCCCGTCGACGAGACCGTGCGGACACTGATGGGGCGCAGGCGGAAGGCCGAGTGA
- a CDS encoding D-alanine--D-alanine ligase family protein, which produces MTNESTEPTGDHPDAARPDGPGTTGTEHNATTDGRITVAVVYGGRSPEHSVSCISAAAVMSTLDPARYEIVPVGITRDGVWVTGTTDTDALSAHGRDLPEVAPGEPLHLLPGRGGELRTTDGGLHARVDVVFPVLHGVNGEDGTVQGLLDLAGVPYVGNGVLASANCMDKQYTKVIARAAGIPVGRETILRERRDLTAEERESLGLPVFVKPARGGSSIGISKVDSWDDLPDALDLAFRHDTKVVVEAMLHGREVECGVLQHADGTVRASVPALLEGTGDGPEGFYGFETKYLDDIITAQIPAPLTEEQTEEVRRLAVETFRALNCEGLARVDFFVTEDGPVLNEPNTLPGFTPISMFPRMFIESGVAYPDLLDILVARALAR; this is translated from the coding sequence ATGACGAATGAGAGCACCGAGCCCACAGGTGACCACCCCGACGCCGCCCGCCCGGACGGCCCCGGCACCACCGGCACCGAGCACAACGCCACCACCGACGGACGGATCACCGTCGCCGTCGTCTACGGGGGTCGCAGCCCCGAGCACAGCGTGTCGTGCATCTCCGCGGCCGCCGTCATGTCCACCCTCGACCCCGCCAGGTACGAGATCGTGCCCGTCGGCATCACCCGTGACGGCGTGTGGGTGACCGGGACGACCGACACGGACGCGCTGTCCGCGCACGGCCGCGACCTGCCCGAGGTCGCGCCCGGGGAGCCCCTCCACCTCCTGCCGGGCCGGGGAGGGGAGCTCCGCACGACCGACGGCGGGCTCCACGCCCGCGTCGACGTCGTCTTCCCCGTGCTCCACGGGGTCAACGGCGAGGACGGCACCGTCCAGGGCCTGCTCGACCTCGCTGGGGTGCCCTACGTCGGCAACGGCGTCCTCGCCTCGGCGAACTGCATGGACAAGCAGTACACCAAGGTCATCGCGCGGGCCGCGGGCATCCCCGTCGGCCGGGAGACGATCCTCCGCGAGCGCCGCGACCTCACCGCGGAGGAGCGGGAGAGCCTCGGCCTGCCCGTGTTCGTCAAGCCCGCGCGCGGGGGGTCGTCCATCGGGATCTCCAAGGTCGACAGCTGGGACGACCTGCCCGACGCGCTCGACCTCGCGTTCCGGCACGACACCAAGGTCGTCGTCGAGGCGATGCTCCACGGCCGGGAGGTCGAGTGCGGCGTCCTCCAGCACGCCGACGGCACCGTCCGCGCCTCCGTCCCCGCGCTCCTCGAGGGCACCGGCGACGGCCCCGAGGGCTTCTACGGCTTCGAGACCAAGTACCTCGACGACATCATCACCGCGCAGATCCCCGCCCCGCTCACCGAGGAGCAGACCGAGGAGGTCCGGCGGCTCGCCGTGGAGACGTTCCGCGCGCTGAACTGCGAGGGCCTCGCCCGCGTCGACTTCTTCGTCACGGAGGACGGCCCCGTGCTCAACGAGCCGAACACGCTGCCCGGCTTCACGCCCATCAGCATGTTCCCGAGGATGTTCATCGAGTCCGGCGTCGCGTACCCCGACCTGCTCGACATCCTCGTCGCCCGCGCGCTCGCCCGCTGA
- a CDS encoding DUF3515 domain-containing protein, producing MARTTEARPNNNSARGGLTVAWVTLGLAVVFVAAVLIGAKVLVDRHIYAPVAMGTVDAPGSSSPQCDSIVGDLPGKVGDYRKVDVAAPAPQGTGAYRNHDRDELTVRCGVSTPSQYTALSDTEERGGTTWLRVRDTTKGSDLSTWYAVGQSPVVAVTASGDLDGADLDDLGGLISSHGDTTSAPEPRPAPLTDLRAAPGADAAACDAFTAALPGRIGDASRVTDRPGLPAGTVAYTAPGLEPVVVRCGVAAPSSYHPGVQLQQVDDVPWFAESSLDQGSTEARYFAVGYSPLVALSMPADAGNDAITQISRAVAGALHRTRN from the coding sequence ATGGCTCGCACCACAGAAGCTCGCCCCAACAATAACAGCGCCCGCGGCGGTCTCACCGTCGCCTGGGTGACCCTCGGACTGGCGGTCGTGTTCGTCGCCGCGGTCCTCATCGGGGCGAAGGTCCTCGTCGACCGGCACATCTACGCCCCCGTCGCGATGGGGACGGTCGACGCCCCCGGTTCGTCGTCGCCGCAGTGCGACAGCATCGTCGGCGACCTGCCCGGGAAGGTGGGTGACTACCGGAAGGTCGACGTCGCCGCCCCGGCCCCCCAGGGCACGGGCGCGTACCGCAACCATGACCGGGATGAGCTCACGGTGCGCTGCGGCGTGTCCACGCCGTCGCAGTACACGGCCCTCAGCGACACGGAGGAGCGCGGCGGCACGACGTGGCTGCGGGTCCGGGACACGACGAAGGGCTCGGACCTGTCGACGTGGTACGCGGTCGGCCAGTCGCCGGTCGTCGCGGTCACGGCGTCGGGGGATCTCGACGGCGCGGATCTCGACGACCTCGGCGGGCTCATCTCCTCGCACGGGGACACGACGTCCGCGCCGGAGCCGCGTCCGGCGCCGCTGACGGACCTGCGCGCCGCGCCGGGTGCCGACGCCGCGGCGTGTGACGCGTTCACCGCGGCGCTGCCGGGGCGGATCGGGGACGCCTCCCGGGTGACGGACCGGCCCGGGCTGCCCGCCGGGACGGTCGCCTACACCGCGCCGGGGCTGGAGCCGGTGGTCGTCCGGTGCGGTGTCGCCGCCCCGTCGTCGTACCACCCCGGTGTGCAGCTGCAGCAGGTCGACGACGTCCCGTGGTTCGCCGAGTCCTCCCTCGACCAGGGGTCGACGGAGGCCAGGTACTTCGCGGTGGGGTACTCGCCGCTGGTCGCCCTGTCGATGCCTGCTGATGCGGGGAACGACGCGATCACGCAGATCAGCCGGGCCGTCGCCGGCGCGTTGCACCGCACGAGGAACTGA
- a CDS encoding thiamine-phosphate kinase — protein MAVPPQARTVSDVGEAGTIAAIRAAAPSALNGDDAAVLAAAAPNARQVCTTDILVEGQHFSLDWSTPGEVGTKAVTQNFADIQAMGARPTAVLMSLAVPGETPVDVVRGIARGIGTAASPWAAELVGGDVVRSTQLIISLTALGVLAGPDPALTIDGAAPGHTVIASGPLGHSAAGLALLRHFGRRDRVPDDEILQRLVQWHCAPTLTVGRGSVARATGASSMTDNSDGLIRDVTTLAERSGVIIDLDSAAIEPDADLRHAAEVLELDPWTWVLGGGEDHTLIGTTAFQPSAGYRTIGRALRVPDTDPNVDDGVEQHVLVDGAVPAVTTGWSSL, from the coding sequence ATGGCCGTTCCCCCGCAGGCCCGAACCGTCTCCGACGTCGGCGAGGCCGGCACCATCGCCGCGATCAGGGCCGCGGCGCCGAGCGCGCTCAACGGTGACGACGCCGCCGTGCTCGCCGCGGCCGCGCCGAACGCGCGCCAGGTGTGCACGACGGACATCCTCGTCGAGGGCCAGCACTTCTCCCTCGACTGGTCGACGCCCGGGGAGGTCGGCACGAAGGCGGTCACCCAGAACTTCGCCGACATCCAGGCGATGGGCGCGCGTCCGACGGCCGTGCTCATGTCCCTCGCGGTGCCCGGGGAGACGCCCGTCGACGTCGTCCGCGGCATCGCCCGCGGCATCGGCACGGCGGCGTCCCCGTGGGCGGCGGAACTCGTCGGCGGGGACGTCGTCCGGTCGACGCAGCTCATCATCTCCCTCACCGCGCTCGGCGTGCTCGCCGGGCCGGACCCCGCGCTCACCATCGACGGGGCGGCACCGGGGCACACCGTCATCGCTTCCGGGCCGCTCGGGCACTCCGCCGCCGGGCTGGCGCTCCTGCGGCACTTCGGCCGGCGGGACCGGGTGCCGGACGACGAGATCCTCCAGCGGCTCGTGCAGTGGCACTGCGCCCCGACGCTCACCGTCGGCCGGGGCTCCGTCGCCCGGGCGACGGGGGCCAGCTCCATGACCGACAACTCGGACGGGCTCATCCGGGACGTCACGACGCTCGCCGAACGCTCCGGGGTCATCATCGACCTCGACAGCGCCGCCATCGAACCCGACGCCGACCTGCGGCACGCCGCCGAGGTTCTCGAACTCGACCCGTGGACGTGGGTGCTCGGCGGCGGGGAGGACCACACCCTCATCGGCACGACGGCCTTCCAGCCCTCGGCCGGGTACCGGACGATCGGCCGCGCGCTGCGCGTCCCGGACACCGACCCGAACGTCGACGACGGCGTCGAGCAGCACGTGCTCGTCGACGGCGCGGTGCCGGCCGTGACGACGGGGTGGTCGTCGCTGTGA
- a CDS encoding uracil-DNA glycosylase: MLATIHPSWRAELDGVPVEEAAEATARRILGGEHVLPAPENIFRALSIPAPATRVLIVGQDPYPTPGHAVGLSFSATPDTRPIPKSLVNIHREYADDLGLPRPDTADLTPWHRQGVMLLNRVLTVTAGAPNSHRGTGWEAVTEAVVRHLAERPMAAILWGRPAQTLAPLIGPDRCVMSPHPSPLAAHRGFFGSRPFSRANEILRGQGVDPVDWALTPGVDGTSPRQQR, from the coding sequence ATCCTCGCGACGATCCACCCGTCGTGGCGCGCGGAACTCGACGGCGTGCCGGTCGAGGAGGCGGCCGAGGCGACCGCGCGTCGCATCCTCGGCGGCGAACACGTCCTCCCCGCGCCGGAGAACATCTTCCGGGCCCTGTCCATCCCGGCGCCGGCGACGCGGGTGCTCATCGTCGGACAGGACCCGTACCCGACCCCGGGCCACGCCGTCGGGCTGAGTTTCTCCGCGACGCCGGACACCCGGCCGATCCCGAAGTCCCTCGTGAACATCCACCGGGAGTACGCCGACGACCTCGGGCTGCCACGCCCCGACACCGCCGACCTCACACCGTGGCACCGGCAGGGGGTCATGCTGCTCAACCGGGTGCTCACCGTCACCGCCGGGGCGCCGAACAGTCACCGGGGCACCGGGTGGGAGGCCGTCACCGAGGCGGTCGTCCGCCACCTCGCGGAGCGGCCGATGGCCGCGATCCTCTGGGGACGGCCCGCGCAGACCCTCGCCCCGCTCATCGGCCCGGACCGGTGCGTGATGTCGCCCCACCCGTCGCCGCTCGCCGCCCACCGTGGCTTCTTCGGGTCGCGGCCGTTCAGCCGCGCGAACGAGATTCTCCGCGGGCAGGGTGTCGACCCGGTCGACTGGGCACTCACGCCCGGGGTCGACGGCACCTCTCCGCGGCAGCAACGGTGA
- a CDS encoding DAK2 domain-containing protein, producing MESERPTGGYDDAADPRAGAGAVSGAGAGAGDVVVRWARRAARDLEHRKDEINRLNVFPIPDSDTGANLSATMAAAVDALAGTGAGTGEGGGAGARAGADADAGPGSGAGVRAGSGAGTGEGAGAGETVDAGGGTGTGGGTGQGPDVAVVTAALAGGAVRGARGNSGTVLGQVLRALADVASTGELGAGSLARIMTTAVRYVTEALSTPVEGTALTVLRAAADAATDARGPAVDVARAAADAARAALARTPDLLPVLREAGVVDAGGRGFVVLLDALVETLGGDGDGRGGAGGEGGDRGAGAGGAGLGGAGGAASDGDTPGGAAGAGSAGAPVGGPTRDDAHADAHAHADAPAGAELEVMFHFRGETAAALDDLRRMMDGRGHSVVLGRDTATSATVHVHTGDAGPLIEDAFALGTVSDLRIEALPSTSPTSRRHPGPGAGLLALVPAGPLRDVFAEAGAETDADAELGERCVVLTNGRDATPVIDHLEADRRQFSVIDTECYVGGLAALAVHDATNDWQDDVEDMADAVASQRWTSISCDGDGAGVDAGTLVRRIRDLLESGGELVTLLYTSAVPAETLADVHRALAEDAPGVEIHAYRADGMECAVQIGVE from the coding sequence ATGGAATCAGAGCGTCCGACCGGTGGGTACGACGATGCGGCGGACCCCCGTGCGGGCGCGGGTGCTGTGAGCGGTGCGGGGGCGGGCGCCGGCGATGTCGTCGTCCGGTGGGCCCGGCGGGCGGCACGGGACCTCGAGCACCGGAAGGACGAGATCAACCGGCTGAACGTGTTCCCCATCCCCGACTCTGACACCGGGGCGAACCTCTCCGCGACGATGGCTGCGGCGGTCGACGCGCTCGCCGGGACTGGTGCGGGTACCGGGGAGGGTGGTGGCGCCGGGGCTCGTGCCGGGGCCGACGCCGATGCCGGTCCGGGCTCTGGGGCGGGTGTTCGTGCCGGGTCCGGGGCGGGCACCGGGGAAGGCGCCGGAGCCGGGGAGACCGTTGATGCCGGGGGCGGTACGGGCACCGGGGGCGGTACGGGGCAGGGCCCTGATGTCGCGGTGGTGACCGCGGCGCTCGCCGGCGGGGCGGTCCGCGGTGCACGAGGAAACTCCGGGACCGTGCTCGGCCAGGTGCTGCGCGCACTCGCGGACGTGGCGTCGACGGGCGAACTCGGCGCCGGGTCGCTGGCGCGGATCATGACCACAGCGGTGCGCTACGTCACCGAGGCGCTGTCCACGCCGGTCGAGGGCACGGCCCTGACGGTCCTGCGGGCGGCGGCCGACGCCGCCACCGACGCCCGCGGTCCCGCTGTCGACGTCGCCCGTGCCGCGGCCGACGCGGCCCGCGCCGCACTCGCGCGGACACCCGACCTCCTGCCCGTCCTGCGGGAGGCGGGGGTGGTCGACGCCGGCGGCCGGGGATTCGTCGTGCTGCTCGACGCGCTCGTCGAGACCCTCGGCGGTGACGGTGACGGTCGTGGCGGTGCCGGTGGTGAGGGCGGTGACCGGGGTGCCGGTGCCGGCGGTGCCGGCCTCGGAGGTGCCGGCGGGGCGGCGTCGGACGGGGACACACCCGGTGGAGCTGCCGGTGCCGGATCAGCGGGCGCTCCCGTCGGCGGCCCGACCCGTGACGACGCCCACGCGGACGCCCACGCCCACGCCGACGCTCCCGCCGGCGCCGAGCTCGAGGTGATGTTCCACTTCCGCGGGGAGACCGCCGCCGCCCTCGACGACCTCCGCCGGATGATGGACGGGCGCGGACACAGCGTCGTCCTCGGACGGGACACCGCGACCTCCGCGACCGTGCACGTCCACACCGGCGACGCCGGCCCCCTCATCGAGGACGCGTTCGCCCTCGGCACCGTCAGTGACCTGCGGATCGAGGCCCTGCCGTCCACGTCACCGACCTCCCGGCGCCACCCCGGCCCCGGTGCCGGACTGCTCGCCCTCGTGCCGGCGGGCCCGCTGCGCGACGTCTTCGCCGAGGCCGGGGCCGAGACCGACGCGGACGCCGAACTCGGGGAGCGGTGCGTCGTCCTCACCAACGGCCGGGACGCGACACCGGTGATCGACCACCTCGAAGCGGACCGTCGGCAGTTCTCCGTCATCGACACCGAGTGCTACGTCGGCGGACTCGCCGCACTCGCCGTCCACGACGCCACCAACGACTGGCAGGACGACGTCGAGGACATGGCCGACGCCGTCGCCAGCCAGCGGTGGACCAGCATCTCCTGCGACGGTGACGGGGCCGGGGTCGACGCCGGCACGCTCGTTCGGCGGATCCGGGACCTCCTGGAATCCGGCGGCGAGCTGGTCACCCTCCTGTACACGTCCGCGGTCCCCGCCGAGACCCTCGCCGACGTGCACCGCGCCCTGGCCGAGGACGCGCCGGGGGTGGAGATCCACGCGTACCGGGCCGACGGGATGGAGTGCGCCGTGCAGATCGGCGTGGAGTGA